In Homo sapiens chromosome 11, GRCh38.p14 Primary Assembly, one DNA window encodes the following:
- the RBM14-RBM4 gene encoding RBM14-RBM4 protein isoform 2 (isoform 2 is encoded by transcript variant 2) produces the protein MKIFVGNVDGADTTPEELAALFAPYGTVMSCAVMKQFAFVHMRENAGALRAIEALHGHELRPGRALVVEMSRPRPLNTWKIFVGNVSAACTSQELRSLFERRGRVIECDVVKGGMCVG, from the coding sequence ATGAAGATATTCGTGGGCAACGTCGACGGGGCGGATACGACTCCGGAGGAGCTGGCAGCCCTCTTTGCGCCCTACGGCACGGTCATGAGCTGCGCCGTCATGAAACAGTTCGCCTTCGTGCACATGCGCGAGAACGCGGGCGCGCTGCGCGCCATCGAAGCCCTGCACGGCCACGAGCTGCGGCCGGGGCGCGCGCTCGTGGTGGAGATGTCGCGCCCAAGGCCTCTTAATACTTGGAAGATTTTCGTGGGCAATGTGTCGGCTGCATGCACGAGCCAGGAACTGCGCAGCCTCTTCGAGCGCCGCGGACGCGTCATCGAGTGTGACGTGGTGAAAG
- the RBM4 gene encoding RNA-binding protein 4 isoform 2 (isoform 2 is encoded by transcript variant 2), protein MVKLFIGNLPREATEQEIRSLFEQYGKVLECDIIKNYGFVHIEDKTAAEDAIRNLHHYKLHGVNINVEASKNKSKTSTKLHVGNISPTCTNKELRAKFEEYGPVIECDIVKDYAFVHMERAEDAVEAIRGLDNTEFQGGMCVG, encoded by the coding sequence ATGGTGAAGCTGTTCATCGGAAACCTGCCCCGGGAGGCTACAGAGCAGGAGATTCGCTCACTCTTCGAGCAGTATGGGAAGGTGCTGGAATGTGACATCATTAAGAATTACGGCTTTGTGCACATAGAAGACAAGACGGCAGCTGAGGATGCCATACGCAACCTGCACCATTACAAGCTTCATGGGGTGAACATCAACGTGGAAGCCAGCAAGAATAAGAGCAAAACCTCAACAAAGTTGCATGTGGGCAACATCAGTCCCACCTGCACCAATAAGGAGCTTCGAGCCAAGTTTGAGGAGTATGGTCCGGTCATCGAATGTGACATCGTGAAAGATTATGCCTTCGTACACATGGAGCGGGCAGAGGATGCAGTGGAGGCCATCAGGGGCCTTGATAACACAGAGTTTCAAG
- the RBM14 gene encoding RNA-binding protein 14 isoform 3 (isoform 3 is encoded by transcript variant 3), which yields MKIFVGNVDGADTTPEELAALFAPYGTVMSCAVMKQFAFVHMRENAGALRAIEALHGHELRPGRALVVEMSRPRPLNTWKIFVGNVSAACTSQELRSLFERRGRVIECDVVKGMVPTGV from the exons ATGAAGATATTCGTGGGCAACGTCGACGGGGCGGATACGACTCCGGAGGAGCTGGCAGCCCTCTTTGCGCCCTACGGCACGGTCATGAGCTGCGCCGTCATGAAACAGTTCGCCTTCGTGCACATGCGCGAGAACGCGGGCGCGCTGCGCGCCATCGAAGCCCTGCACGGCCACGAGCTGCGGCCGGGGCGCGCGCTCGTGGTGGAGATGTCGCGCCCAAGGCCTCTTAATACTTGGAAGATTTTCGTGGGCAATGTGTCGGCTGCATGCACGAGCCAGGAACTGCGCAGCCTCTTCGAGCGCCGCGGACGCGTCATCGAGTGTGACGTGGTGAAAG GTATGGTTCCGACCGGCGTTTAG
- the RBM14 gene encoding RNA-binding protein 14 isoform 2 (isoform 2 is encoded by transcript variant 2), translating to MKIFVGNVDGADTTPEELAALFAPYGTVMSCAVMKQFAFVHMRENAGALRAIEALHGHELRPGRALVVEMSRPRPLNTWKIFVGNVSAACTSQELRSLFERRGRVIECDVVKDYAFVHMEKEADAKAAIAQLNGKEVKGKRINVELSTKGMVPTGV from the exons ATGAAGATATTCGTGGGCAACGTCGACGGGGCGGATACGACTCCGGAGGAGCTGGCAGCCCTCTTTGCGCCCTACGGCACGGTCATGAGCTGCGCCGTCATGAAACAGTTCGCCTTCGTGCACATGCGCGAGAACGCGGGCGCGCTGCGCGCCATCGAAGCCCTGCACGGCCACGAGCTGCGGCCGGGGCGCGCGCTCGTGGTGGAGATGTCGCGCCCAAGGCCTCTTAATACTTGGAAGATTTTCGTGGGCAATGTGTCGGCTGCATGCACGAGCCAGGAACTGCGCAGCCTCTTCGAGCGCCGCGGACGCGTCATCGAGTGTGACGTGGTGAAAG ACTACGCGTTTGTTCACATGGAGAAGGAAGCAGATGCCAAAGCCGCAATCGCGCAGCTCAACGGCAAAGAAGTGAAGGGCAAGCGCATCAACGTGGAACTCTCCACCAAGG GTATGGTTCCGACCGGCGTTTAG
- the RBM14 gene encoding RNA-binding protein 14 isoform 1 (isoform 1 is encoded by transcript variant 1), translated as MKIFVGNVDGADTTPEELAALFAPYGTVMSCAVMKQFAFVHMRENAGALRAIEALHGHELRPGRALVVEMSRPRPLNTWKIFVGNVSAACTSQELRSLFERRGRVIECDVVKDYAFVHMEKEADAKAAIAQLNGKEVKGKRINVELSTKGQKKGPGLAVQSGDKTKKPGAGDTAFPGTGGFSATFDYQQAFGNSTGGFDGQARQPTPPFFGRDRSPLRRSPPRASYVAPLTAQPATYRAQPSVSLGAAYRAQPSASLGVGYRTQPMTAQAASYRAQPSVSLGAPYRGQLASPSSQSAAASSLGPYGGAQPSASALSSYGGQAAAASSLNSYGAQGSSLASYGNQPSSYGAQAASSYGVRAAASSYNTQGAASSLGSYGAQAASYGAQSAASSLAYGAQAASYNAQPSASYNAQSAPYAAQQAASYSSQPAAYVAQPATAAAYASQPAAYAAQATTPMAGSYGAQPVVQTQLNSYGAQASMGLSGSYGAQSAAAATGSYGAAAAYGAQPSATLAAPYRTQSSASLAASYAAQQHPQAAASYRGQPGNAYDGAGQPSAAYLSMSQGAVANANSTPPPYERTRLSPPRASYDDPYKKAVAMSKRYGSDRRLAELSDYRRLSESQLSFRRSPTKSSLDYRRLPDAHSDYARYSGSYNDYLRAAQMHSGYQRRM; from the exons ATGAAGATATTCGTGGGCAACGTCGACGGGGCGGATACGACTCCGGAGGAGCTGGCAGCCCTCTTTGCGCCCTACGGCACGGTCATGAGCTGCGCCGTCATGAAACAGTTCGCCTTCGTGCACATGCGCGAGAACGCGGGCGCGCTGCGCGCCATCGAAGCCCTGCACGGCCACGAGCTGCGGCCGGGGCGCGCGCTCGTGGTGGAGATGTCGCGCCCAAGGCCTCTTAATACTTGGAAGATTTTCGTGGGCAATGTGTCGGCTGCATGCACGAGCCAGGAACTGCGCAGCCTCTTCGAGCGCCGCGGACGCGTCATCGAGTGTGACGTGGTGAAAG ACTACGCGTTTGTTCACATGGAGAAGGAAGCAGATGCCAAAGCCGCAATCGCGCAGCTCAACGGCAAAGAAGTGAAGGGCAAGCGCATCAACGTGGAACTCTCCACCAAGGGTCAGAAGAAGGGGCCTGGCCTGGCTGTCCAGTCTGGGGACAAGACCAAGAAACCAGGGGCTGGGGATACGGCCTTCCCTGGAACTGGTGGCTTCTCTGCCACCTTCGACTACCAGCAGGCTTTTGGCAACAGCACTGGTGGCTTTGATGGGCAAGCCCGTCAGCCCACACCACCCTTCTTTGGTCGCGACCGCAGCCCTCTGCGCCGTTCACCTCCCCGAGCCTCTTATGTGGCTCCTCTGACGGCCCAGCCAGCTACCTACCGGGCCCAGCCGTCCGTGTCACTGGGAGCTGCCTACAGGGCCCAGCCTTCTGCCTCTTTGGGTGTTGGCTATCGGACTCAGCCCATGACAGCCCAGGCAGCCTCTTACCGCGCTCAGCCCTCTGTCTCCCTTGGGGCACCATACAGGGGCCAGCTGGCTAGTCCTAGCTCCCAGTCTGCTGCAGCTTCTTCACTCGGCCCATATGGTGGAGCCCAGCCCTCAGCCTCGGCCCTTTCCTCCTATGGGGGTCAGGCAGCTGCAGCTTCTTCGCTCAACTCCTATGGGGCTCAGGGTTCCTCCCTTGCCTCCTATGGTAACCAGCCATCCTCTTACGGCGCCCAGGCTGCCTCTTCCTATGGGGTTCGTGCAGCTGCTTCTTCCTACAACACCCAGGGAGCAGCTTCCTCCTTAGGCTCCTACGGGGCTCAGGCAGCCTCCTATGGGGCCCAGTCTGCAGCCTCCTCACTAGCTTATGGAGCCCAGGCAGCTTCATATAATGCCCAGCCCTCGGCCTCTTACAATGCCCAGTCTGCCCCATATGCTGCACAGCAGGCTGCTTCCTACTCTTCCCAACCTGCTGCCTATGTGGCACAGCCAGCCACAGCTGCTGCCTATGCCAGCCAGCCAGCAGCCTACGCCGCACAAGCCACTACCCCAATGGCTGGCTCCTATGGGGCCCAGCCGGTTGTGCAGACCCAGCTGAATAGTTACGGGGCCCAAGCATCAATGGGCCTTTCAGGCTCCTATGGGGCTCAGTCGGCTGCTGCGGCCACTGGCTCCTATGGTGCCGCAGCAGCCTACGGGGCCCAACCTTCTGCCACCCTGGCAGCTCCTTACCGCACTCAGTCATCAGCCTCATTGGCTGCTTCCTATGCTGCCCAGCAGCATCCCCAGGCTGCTGCCTCCTACCGCGGCCAGCCAGGCAATGCCTACGATGGGGCAGGTCAGCCGTCTGCAGCCTACCTGTCCATGTCCCAGGGGGCCGTTGCCAACGCCAACAGCACCCCGCCGCCCTATGAGCGTACCCGCCTCTCCCCACCCCGGGCCAGCTACGACGATCCCTACAAAAAGGCTGTCGCCATGTCGAAAAG GTATGGTTCCGACCGGCGTTTAGCCGAGCTCTCTGATTACCGCCGTTTATCAGAGTCGCAGCTTTCGTTCCGCCGCTCGCCGACAAAGTCCTCGCTGGATTACCGTCGCCTGCCCGATGCCCATTCCGATTACGCACGCTATTCGGGCTCCTATAATGATTACCTGCGGGCGGCTCAGATGCACTCTGGCTACCAGCGCCGCATGTAG